A single region of the Sphaeramia orbicularis chromosome 6, fSphaOr1.1, whole genome shotgun sequence genome encodes:
- the c2cd4a gene encoding C2 calcium-dependent domain-containing protein 4A produces MWVVEKIRVSVERSNMPIPSEEFRLKIGGIFFGEKADKPKRISLCPNVITPDNIPEFCIPPTIPSLQEMKNMDRAVRLIRVSHCESSEIELTRHEPLNTHIIQVESVDESPCDGCSDEETTNADPQSQAALSLPHLAKAQTCYGFCTLLESPHTRRKESLFHSDAGSSPLLLPRSRSSVCSKVSPSTSPSSSPSSFSLNALSSRLSPRGYTLNWQATLDSDTTSSTESSPFSSPLLTRCPAKSSLFKALSHELLLSRNMRKAMVSRNNSLSTDEGSSTDNSPNIMRRASEVLAEGLPSSYTLAPPTIFPMDFTLHRERVMKERMVPIGKDGSLRLSAEYCPDNQRLRVRLISAEGLYPLSVDPKIINCSVSLSLVPGKVQKQRSTVIRKSRNPIFNEDFFFDGISEEDLSQRSLRFKVVNKMSTLKRDYLLGDCDLLLSSIVTL; encoded by the coding sequence ATGTGGGTAGTGGAGAAGATCCGCGTGTCAGTGGAAAGATCTAATATGCCTATTCCATCAGAAGAATTTAGACTCAAAATCGGTGGCATCTTTTTTGGAGAAAAAGCCGACAAACCCAAAAGGATTTCCCTCTGTCCCAATGTCATCACTCCTGATAACATCCCAGAATTCTGCATCCCCCCAACAATCCCATCCCTTCAAGAGATGAAGAACATGGATCGAGCTGTGCGCCTCATTCGGGTGTCTCACTGTGAAagctcagaaatagagttgacaCGTCATGAGCCACTTAACACACACATCATCCAGGTTGAGAGTGTAGATGAAAGCCCCTGTGATGGTTGCAGCGATGAGGAAACCACCAACGCAGACCCCCAGAGCCAGGCTGCCTTGTCCCTTCCACATCTTGCCAAAGCTCAGACCTGCTATGGCTTTTGCACCTTACTGGAGAGTCCGCACACCAGGAGGAAGGAGTCACTCTTCCATTCTGATGCCGGCTCTTCTCCTCTGCTGCTGCCCCGGAGTCGGTCCAGCGTGTGCTCAAAAGTCTCCCCCTCCACTTCACCTTCCTCTTCCCCGTCCTCCTTCAGCCTTAACGCCCTGTCTTCCAGGCTTTCCCCAAGAGGCTACACTCTGAACTGGCAGGCCACACTGGACAGTGATACAACTTCCTCTACTGAATCCTCCCCTTTCAGCTCGCCTCTGCTGACCAGGTGTCCTGCCAAGTCTTCCCTCTTCAAAGCATTGAGCCATGAACTGCTCTTGTCAAGGAACATGAGGAAGGCAATGGTGTCCAGGAACAATTCCCTGTCCACGGATGAGGGCAGCTCCACAGACAACAGCCCCAATATCATGAGGAGGGCGTCAGAGGTGTTAGCTGAAGGCCTCCCCAGCAGTTACACCTTAGCCCCCCCAACAATCTTCCCCATGGACTTCACCCTGCACAGAGAGAGGGTAATGAAGGAAAGAATGGTACCCATAGGAAAAGATGGAAGCCTGAGACTCTCTGCAGAGTATTGTCCAGATAACCAAAGACTACGGGTTCGACTGATCAGCGCTGAGGGGCTTTATCCTCTCTCCGTAGACCCCAAGATTATTAACTGCAGTGTCAGCCTCTCTCTGGTTCCTGGAAAAGTCCAGAAGCAGCGCAGTACTGTCATCAGAAAGAGCCGCAATCCAATCTTCAATGAGGATTTCTTCTTTGATGGTATCTCAGAGGAAGATCTCAGTCAGCGCTCTCTGCGCTTTAAAGTGGTGAACAAAATGTCCACCCTGAAAAGAGACTATCTCCTGGGTGATTGTGATCTGCTTCTGTCTAGCATTGTGACATTATAA